ACAATTCGACTTATTTGTTTCAACAAAAAGAAATCAGGGTTTTGGAGAATTGAATGGTGATCTTTCACCAGTAAATATTCCTATTCAAGCAGTCAATGACACAGACATAATTGATAGTGCTTCAGTAAAAAACAGTGTAATATAAGAATCTATTAAACAAATCACAAGAAAATTCCATTTAGTAATTTTTTTTTGAACTTTACTTTAAGAAATGGCAACTTTTCGTTATAATTTGAATTACAGTTTTCTTTATCTCATTACAATGAAAAATATACTTTTTTTCATTGTAAAATGACGTGGTTAGACCGTCATAAAATTTTGTATGAATCATGGATGGTGCAAACATATGAAAAAAATAGCTGTTCCTGTTTTAATTCTCCTTTTGGGACTATCCTTAGTTGCTTGCTCGGGTCAAAAAGAGAACCTAAATAAAGGCGATCAAAATAAAACCGATATAACCATTTCAGCTGCTGCAAGTCTTAACAACGTTTTAACTGAAATTAGATCAGATTTCGAAAAAAAGAACGATCATATTCATTTATTAATTAATCTCGGCGGCTCTGGTGCACTTCAACAGCAAATCATTCAAGGTGCTCCTGTCGATCTATTCATTTCAGCTGCAGATATCCAATTTGGTGAACTTATTAAAAATGGGTTTATTAAGAAACAAGATAGTACTGATTTATTAGGTAATAAACTTGTATTAATTACCAACAAGGAAAGTTCAATAAAAATAACTGGATTCTCAGACTTACAAAAAAGGGCGTTAAAGGAAATAGCTATCGGGACACCAGAAACAGTCCCAGCAGGAATGTATGCTAAACAAACACTTCAAAACCTCGGAATGTGGGAAAAAGTACAGACAAAGATCATACCCACCAAGGATGTTCGCCAGGTATTGAATTACGTTGAAACAGGGAATGTCGATGCTGGTATAGTTTATATGACAGATGCGAAAATTTCTGATAAGGTAAAGGTTGTATCAGTAGCTGATGAACAGACACACGACCCCATTGTTTATCCTGCTGGCATCATTAAAGAATCACTTCACCATAAAGAAGCATTACAATTTTATCATTACTTAAAAAGTAAACCAGCAAGAATTATTTTTGAAAAATATGGTTTTAAAGTATTGGATTGATGAATTTGTTTCAAAATGATTACTGGTCACCTATAAAATTATCATTAGAAGTATCATCTATTTCGGTTTTATTTGTCTTGTTTTTCGGTATTTTGCTAGGGAGATTTTTATCAAGGATTAACTTCAGGGGTAAAATAATAATAGAGACATTCCTTTTACTGCCCCTTGTTCTGCCTCCAACTGTCATTGGCTTCTTATTGATATTCTTTTTTGGCAGAAATAGTCCTGTCGGCTCCTTCCTTGAAGGGCTATTTCATCATTCAATTATGTTCACAGCTTTAGCTGCCATCATTGCTTCAACTGTAGTCGCCTTTCCTCTTATGTACCAAACAGTTAAAACGGGGTTTCAGTCTGTGGATGAAGAAGTTGAGGATGCAGCAAGGGTGGATGGAGCAAATGAATTAAAGATTTTTCTTTACATAACACTCCCTTTATCTCTAAGATCCATCATAACTGGATTAATCTTAAGTTTCGCTAGAGGCTTGGGAGAATTTGGAGCTACCTTTATGTTTGCTGGGAATATTCCAGGAAGAACGCAAACAGCACCAACTGCCATCTATATCGCTATGGAATCAGGAAATATGAAAATGGCATGGCTATTAGTGTTATCAATGGTATTCATCTCATTTTGTATGCTTTTATTCACAAACTCCCTAAATTTTGCAAATAAAAAGCCATGAGGCTTCTCATGGCTTTTTAACATCTGATTTTTTGCAAAAACACATGTTACACCATACTCGATTTTTAAGTTTTTCTGGTGATTTTATTTCGTAAACTCATTACAATCCCAATTGCAACGATAAAGACAATGCCATAAATTGCATTCAAATGATAAGCCTGATTTTCTATCGTCTTTGGTTTATTTTTAAGAACAGGTTTAACCGTTTTTGGATTAAGCTGAAGCCTTTGCATAACTTCCCCATTGCTATTCTCTAACAAAAGAAGTCCTTGCTGGTTCAGTTTTTGTAATGCTCCCTTATTTGGTTCAGTTATTAATGCGTCATGTAAAGGAAAATATTCATTTCTACCTTCCTTAAAAATCTCATTTCTTTGAAGAAGCTTGTGTTGAAAGTTCGTAAATCCATAATCTAAAAGATGAATTGTATCATTATATATGTCTATTTTTTGATTAGCTTTAAATTCAATTACCGTTAAATGCAATTTTCCATTAAACGCCGTTGTCGCCAGTGTCTGTTTGGATTCATTTACGTAGCCTGTCTTCCCCCCCGTAATCCCAGGATAAGGGATTTCACCTTT
The Neobacillus sp. PS3-40 genome window above contains:
- the modB gene encoding molybdate ABC transporter permease subunit; this translates as MNLFQNDYWSPIKLSLEVSSISVLFVLFFGILLGRFLSRINFRGKIIIETFLLLPLVLPPTVIGFLLIFFFGRNSPVGSFLEGLFHHSIMFTALAAIIASTVVAFPLMYQTVKTGFQSVDEEVEDAARVDGANELKIFLYITLPLSLRSIITGLILSFARGLGEFGATFMFAGNIPGRTQTAPTAIYIAMESGNMKMAWLLVLSMVFISFCMLLFTNSLNFANKKP
- the modA gene encoding molybdate ABC transporter substrate-binding protein, with amino-acid sequence MKKIAVPVLILLLGLSLVACSGQKENLNKGDQNKTDITISAAASLNNVLTEIRSDFEKKNDHIHLLINLGGSGALQQQIIQGAPVDLFISAADIQFGELIKNGFIKKQDSTDLLGNKLVLITNKESSIKITGFSDLQKRALKEIAIGTPETVPAGMYAKQTLQNLGMWEKVQTKIIPTKDVRQVLNYVETGNVDAGIVYMTDAKISDKVKVVSVADEQTHDPIVYPAGIIKESLHHKEALQFYHYLKSKPARIIFEKYGFKVLD